The genomic region CTTATTTCTTTGTCACCTGTAATTGACTTTTCCTATTGACAATTTCCATAGATTTGGTATAATAATAGTGAAAACAATGCTAATTAGTAAATCGTGAGAAAAGCTGGATATTATTATCTGGCTTTTTTATTTTTCATTTGATATAATATTTTGTGGCTGTCACGAGCCAACTATATTAGCATTGGAGGAATGACATGTTGCGAATTGCAATGATAATCATTCTATTTTTGATTATCACTAGAATTGTACTTTAGGTTCATTCCTCGCCCCATTGGGGCTTTTTTTATTTGTCTACTATTATTTTGTAATTATTTTATTCGTCTAACTTGACTATTTTTATATCATACCCAATTGCCTTTAATGTGTTTCTGACTGTTGAGTATTGTACATCTTTCCCTCTTTCTAAAACACGTGAAAGTGTCGTCTTATATGTTCTATAGTCAATTCCTTTTTCTCTGCAAAAATCTTTTTGAAATTTATATTTTTTATCTATCTCTTTATCAATGAGTTCATAAATTTTTTTTAAAGTCATCTCTCCTCCTCTTGTCAACTTAAAGTTGACGAAAAACTTAAAAAAATTTCTTTTATTTAAATATACAACAATTAGTTTACTATGTCAACATTTTTTTACAAAAAAAAGCACCCCAGTGCTTTCGCCTTTTCCCTATGAAATTTTTAAAACTTCATTCCGCGTGCGTTACTACGCTCTAAAAATTCAGACAATTGACCTAAATACTCTATTTTCTCATTTTTTATATCTATATCCGGATAAACCTCGTTATTAAATGCTACTAAAAATGGAACTGCTTCTTTAAAAATCAATTTTCTAATTACTATTTCACCTTTCATCTTTACTGCTACCAAACATCTATTAAGCGATTCCCAATTTTGAAATTTTTCTGGATAAAACACTAATAAATCTCCAGAATAAAAAAATGGTTCTGCTTTTTCACCTGATACATTAATAAAGATACTTTTTTCTGGGAATTGTTTATCTGACACAAAGACTACCTCCTTAGAATTAGTAAGGCAAACCCTCCCGTCTAACGAAGTGTCGTAATCATATACTTGTAATCTCATTCTTTTTATATTGTTTCCCCAAAAATCTGATGGTATTTTATCTTTATAATAAATGTTTAATAACTTTTCCCTATATTTGGGCAGAGCATTAACTAATTTTTTCAAAAATTTTTCAGTTACATTTCTCTCTTCTTTCTCAATCATATGCACAAAATTCTTAGATACGTCCAGTTTATCTGCTAATTCTTGGAGTGTGTATCCTTCGTTTACTCTTATTTCTTTCACATATTCATTAATTTTATTTTCCATATTATTTCTCCTTCTTTATCTGAATTATAGAATAAATTATAGAAAAAATCAAAAAATTGTTGACAGAGTAAACTAATTGTTGTATAATATTTTTGAGGATAAAAAATTTTACTCCTTTCGTCAACTTTGTGTTGACAGAAAAAAACTACTAAATTATGAATAAACTAACCGAAAGGAGCCTACCATGACGCTAGAAACCCTAACAACTCAACTAAACCAATTAAACACTAGATTTGACGAAATAAACACAATGAACGCTCTCACTCCTGAGGAGCAATGGAGAAAAGGAATGATGTTACAGCAGATTGGTAGAGAGCTTAAGAAGTTGAGAAAGAAATTAATATAGATGAAATGAGAGAATATACAGAGTAGTAGTAAAAAAATAATTAGGTAGGAAAAAGCTTTAAACCCTAGTAAATAAAGGATTATTCGAGAATTCAAATAA from Sebaldella sp. S0638 harbors:
- a CDS encoding XRE family transcriptional regulator; this encodes MENKINEYVKEIRVNEGYTLQELADKLDVSKNFVHMIEKEERNVTEKFLKKLVNALPKYREKLLNIYYKDKIPSDFWGNNIKRMRLQVYDYDTSLDGRVCLTNSKEVVFVSDKQFPEKSIFINVSGEKAEPFFYSGDLLVFYPEKFQNWESLNRCLVAVKMKGEIVIRKLIFKEAVPFLVAFNNEVYPDIDIKNEKIEYLGQLSEFLERSNARGMKF